A genomic region of Procambarus clarkii isolate CNS0578487 chromosome 88, FALCON_Pclarkii_2.0, whole genome shotgun sequence contains the following coding sequences:
- the LOC123745812 gene encoding transmembrane 7 superfamily member 3 isoform X1, translated as MRSQGRILGYWLCLCLFFSVPAGSSSEKVSVERGKTEGTNIGDNTQNRTWCEASSGKVAIQERDYSVKNVSYEIFGMGQYTSIAVKIMDIDEENVSFLIVQAHSQSRYLLLGHELNPVPGTYNNSTSPGLVVHVDNSFSHSQKNGTHRVFLTNCHDRNITVLFIVRNYSNSEPIPGNYKAPYNLTQPYLAMEPNILTTKVTYRAASYPDLEPSPTEGQLKYETFLTYMYERDLSEKKYWNALIATSTLKGLREHAKSVAREENNNTSEELNKWFVSYSGVGAVITVVVSCNNSQGALYSSAVSYGCDFIDAVQYECTKLVTPLAKLFCASLLFIGGILLFLGHRWLNFTMFTSGFLFFWCVFFLMCVQDTSSSITALGWGTLVGAIAGGTLWLVGWHKFQRPFHSSLLIIVITVIFVGMVVTHFLRYAIAPKSTNLSAFVVFPVFFAILIIAYAIVDIKKVHIFSCVMLGSYAFIVPFAFYFGSSLTYIVINVIGLMTVENYSEAVGYPPFQVCDIILLCLWILLFISGMGYQLYRERSSPPFQPPNLSSWRATKKFCNFVFDKIFACLPMDPDPGGVGIEDRPTWILRITYSFRMLRERVTCNRHNSLESGYESFQRVRTTSHSPDEELNSNASKFNAIKARINEWIDKVRSRLRRDDERLLEDSDDDDTQFEGDGVACCSFRKSRVVLDDEYTANSH; from the exons ATGAGGTCCCAGGGAAGAATTCTCGGGTATTGGCTATGCCTGTGTCTTTTTTTCAGTGTCCCAGCTGGTTCTTCCAGCGAGAAGGTTAGTGTGGAACGAGGAAAGACTGAGGGGACCAACATAGGCGACAATACTCAGAATCGGACATGGTGTGAAGCTAGCAGTG GTAAGGTAGCAATCCAGGAAAGGGATTACTCGGTGAAAAATGTCAGTTATGAGATCTTCGGTATGGGTCAATATACTAGCATTGCTGTCAAAATAATGGATATTGATGAAGAAAATGTTAGTTTCCTCATAGTTCAGGCTCATTCTCAGAGTCGCTATCTGCTTCTTGGCCATGAACT AAACCCAGTTCCAGGGACTTACAACAATAGCACTAGTCCAGGACTGGTAGTGCATGTGGACAACTCATTCAGTCATTCACAGAAAAATGGAACACATCGTGTATTTCTCACCAATTGTCACGATAGAAATATTACAGTCCTATTCATTGTGCGGAATTACAGTAATTCTG AGCCAATTCCTGGCAATTACAAGGCTCCGTACAATCTCACGCAACCTTACCTGGCAATGGAGCCCAACATCCTGACAACAAAAGTAACTTACCGAGCTGCTTCCTATCCTGATCTGGAGCCCAGTCCCACTGAAGGACAACTCAAATATGAAACTTTTCTCACTTACATGTACGAGAGGGACTTGAGTGAGAAGAAATACTGGAATGCGCTGATTGCAACGAGTACTCTTAAAGGTCTCAGGGAACATGCTAAGTCT GTGGCAAGAGAGGAAAACAACAATACTAGTGAAGAGTTGAACAAGTGGTTCGTGTCGTACTCTGGGGTTGGAGCCGTCATCACTGTCGTTGTGTCTtgcaataactctcaaggagcccTCTACTCCTCTGCTGTCTCCTACGGTTGTGATTTTATTGATGCAGTACAGTACGAGTGTACAAAGCTAG TAACTCCATTGGCTAAATTGTTCTGTGCCTCGCTGCTGTTCATCGGCGGTATCCTGCTGTTCCTGGGTCATCGGTGGCTCAACTTCACGATGTTCACCTCGGGCTTCCTTTTCTTCTGGTGTGTTTTTTTTCTCATGTGTGTCCAAGACACATCGAGCAGTATCACCG caTTGGGATGGGGTACCTTAGTTGGAGCTATAGCTGGTGGTACTCTGTGGCTCGTTGGTTGGCATAAGTTCCAGCGACCTTTCCACTCGTCTCTCTTGATTATTGTCATAACTGTGATCTTTGTAGGGATGGTGGTCACACATTTTCTCAGAT aTGCCATTGCACCCAAAAGCACCAACCTTTCAGCATTTGTGGTGTTCCCAGTCTTCTTTGCTATCCTCATCATAGCCTACGCCATTGTTGATATCAAAAAG GTTCACATATTTTCATGTGTGATGCTGGGTTCATATGCATTTATAGTTCCTTTTGCATTTTATTTTGGGTCATCTCTAACATACATAGTGATAAATGTGATTGGACTCATGACCGTGGAAAACTACTCGGAGGCTGTGGGATATCCTCCTTTTCAAGTGTGTG ATATCATCTTGCTGTGCTTGTGGATCTTACTCTTTATATCTGGTATGGGTTATCAACTGTACCGAGAGAGATCAAGCCCTCCATTTCAACCACCAAACCTCTCCTCATGGCGAGCTACCAAGAAGTTTTGTAACTTCGTGTTTGATAAAATATTTGCGTGCCTGCCTATGGATCCGGACCCCGGAGGTGTTGGCATAGAAGATCGGCCAACGTGGATTTTAAGGATAACTTATTCATTTAGAATGTTGCGAGAAAGAGTGACTTGTAATAGGCACAATTCTCTAGAGTCGGGCTATGAGAGCTTCCAAAGAGTGCGCACTACATCTCATTCTCCAGATGAAGAGTTAAACTCTAACGCATCGAAGTTTAATGCTATTAAGGCAAGAATAAATGAATGGATAGACAAAGTTCGATCTCGCTTAAgaagggacgacgagaggctactagaagatagtgatgatgatgatacccAGTTTGAGGGTGACGGGGTcgcatgctgttcattcagaaaATCTAGAGTAGTACTTGATGATGAGTATACAGCTAATTCTCACTGA
- the LOC123745812 gene encoding transmembrane 7 superfamily member 3 isoform X2: protein MRSQGRILGYWLCLCLFFSVPAGSSSEKVSVERGKTEGTNIGDNTQNRTWCEASSGKVAIQERDYSVKNVSYEIFGMGQYTSIAVKIMDIDEENVSFLIVQAHSQSRYLLLGHELNPVPGTYNNSTSPGLVVHVDNSFSHSQKNGTHRVFLTNCHDRNITVLFIVRNYSNSEPIPGNYKAPYNLTQPYLAMEPNILTTKVTYRAASYPDLEPSPTEGQLKYETFLTYMYERDLSEKKYWNALIATSTLKGLREHAKSVAREENNNTSEELNKWFVSYSGVGAVITVVVSCNNSQGALYSSAVSYGCDFIDAVQYECTKLVTPLAKLFCASLLFIGGILLFLGHRWLNFTMFTSGFLFFWCVFFLMCVQDTSSSITALGWGTLVGAIAGGTLWLVGWHKFQRPFHSSLLIIVITVIFVGMVVTHFLRYAIAPKSTNLSAFVVFPVFFAILIIAYAIVDIKKVHIFSCVMLGSYAFIVPFAFYFGSSLTYIVINVIGLMTVENYSEAVGYPPFQVCENGLCALERIRRGRRHWQVSTLIGED from the exons ATGAGGTCCCAGGGAAGAATTCTCGGGTATTGGCTATGCCTGTGTCTTTTTTTCAGTGTCCCAGCTGGTTCTTCCAGCGAGAAGGTTAGTGTGGAACGAGGAAAGACTGAGGGGACCAACATAGGCGACAATACTCAGAATCGGACATGGTGTGAAGCTAGCAGTG GTAAGGTAGCAATCCAGGAAAGGGATTACTCGGTGAAAAATGTCAGTTATGAGATCTTCGGTATGGGTCAATATACTAGCATTGCTGTCAAAATAATGGATATTGATGAAGAAAATGTTAGTTTCCTCATAGTTCAGGCTCATTCTCAGAGTCGCTATCTGCTTCTTGGCCATGAACT AAACCCAGTTCCAGGGACTTACAACAATAGCACTAGTCCAGGACTGGTAGTGCATGTGGACAACTCATTCAGTCATTCACAGAAAAATGGAACACATCGTGTATTTCTCACCAATTGTCACGATAGAAATATTACAGTCCTATTCATTGTGCGGAATTACAGTAATTCTG AGCCAATTCCTGGCAATTACAAGGCTCCGTACAATCTCACGCAACCTTACCTGGCAATGGAGCCCAACATCCTGACAACAAAAGTAACTTACCGAGCTGCTTCCTATCCTGATCTGGAGCCCAGTCCCACTGAAGGACAACTCAAATATGAAACTTTTCTCACTTACATGTACGAGAGGGACTTGAGTGAGAAGAAATACTGGAATGCGCTGATTGCAACGAGTACTCTTAAAGGTCTCAGGGAACATGCTAAGTCT GTGGCAAGAGAGGAAAACAACAATACTAGTGAAGAGTTGAACAAGTGGTTCGTGTCGTACTCTGGGGTTGGAGCCGTCATCACTGTCGTTGTGTCTtgcaataactctcaaggagcccTCTACTCCTCTGCTGTCTCCTACGGTTGTGATTTTATTGATGCAGTACAGTACGAGTGTACAAAGCTAG TAACTCCATTGGCTAAATTGTTCTGTGCCTCGCTGCTGTTCATCGGCGGTATCCTGCTGTTCCTGGGTCATCGGTGGCTCAACTTCACGATGTTCACCTCGGGCTTCCTTTTCTTCTGGTGTGTTTTTTTTCTCATGTGTGTCCAAGACACATCGAGCAGTATCACCG caTTGGGATGGGGTACCTTAGTTGGAGCTATAGCTGGTGGTACTCTGTGGCTCGTTGGTTGGCATAAGTTCCAGCGACCTTTCCACTCGTCTCTCTTGATTATTGTCATAACTGTGATCTTTGTAGGGATGGTGGTCACACATTTTCTCAGAT aTGCCATTGCACCCAAAAGCACCAACCTTTCAGCATTTGTGGTGTTCCCAGTCTTCTTTGCTATCCTCATCATAGCCTACGCCATTGTTGATATCAAAAAG GTTCACATATTTTCATGTGTGATGCTGGGTTCATATGCATTTATAGTTCCTTTTGCATTTTATTTTGGGTCATCTCTAACATACATAGTGATAAATGTGATTGGACTCATGACCGTGGAAAACTACTCGGAGGCTGTGGGATATCCTCCTTTTCAAGTGTGTG AAAATGGGTTGTGCGCTCTGGAGAGGATCCGACGCGGCCGGCGGCATTGGCAGGTAAGCAcattgattggtgaagattaa